In Miscanthus floridulus cultivar M001 chromosome 5, ASM1932011v1, whole genome shotgun sequence, one genomic interval encodes:
- the LOC136455574 gene encoding uncharacterized protein, with protein MRDVQASPPPIPKDAERRAENRAHAEAYKERKDTEEARCKRKSLERDKLEKRRQQQRHDGLLEEPSPSSSSMDFLSDDDKSEAGWGPLDHLPNVRETAPEALVEAPALAPLKALKVSTSSTARWVVDAQATMQRGVASARADLKEPVAQGEATKAAMKQAREEAPMPHEAEALESGEAKAPSIVEATEGEAEAPRTSEAKVAEAEASRASEVEVVDAGAPRTTEAEVTEAGAPGTTEAGLGAAELVA; from the exons ATGAGGGATGTtcaagcctccccgccgcccattccTAAGGACGCAGAGCGGCGAGCAGAGAacagggcgcacgccgaggcatacaaggagcggaaggacaccgaggaggcaaggtgcaagaggaagagcctcgagcgcgACAAGCTAGAGAAACGTCGCCAGCAAcagaggcacgatggtctccTAGAGGAGCCGTCTCCATCATCATCGTCGATGGATTTTTTGAGCGATGATGACAAGAGCGAGGCGGgatggggtcccctggaccacctcccTAACGTCAGGGAGACGGCACCCGAGGCGTTG GTGGAAGCGCCCGCCCTGGCaccacttaaggcgctcaaggtgagcaccagctccaccgctcGATGGGTGGTGGACGCGCAGGCCACCATGCAGCGTGGCGTGGCGTCGGCCAGGGCCGACCTGAAGGAGCcagtcgcccaaggagaggctaccaaggcggccatgAAGCAGGCAAGGGAGGAGGCGCCTATGCCCCATGAGGCCGAGGCCCTCGAGTCTGGTGAAGCCAAGGCGCCTTCAATCgttgaggccaccgagggtgaggccgaggcccctaggacctccgaggcTAAGGTGGCGGAGGCTGAGGCTTCTAGGGCTTCTGAAGTCGAGGTGGTGGACGCCGGGgctcccaggaccaccgaggctgaggtgACGGAGGCTGGAGCTcctgggaccaccgaggctggcTTGGGCGCGGCGGAGCTGGTGGCCTAG